A single region of the Malaclemys terrapin pileata isolate rMalTer1 chromosome 2, rMalTer1.hap1, whole genome shotgun sequence genome encodes:
- the KCNV1 gene encoding potassium voltage-gated channel subfamily V member 1 has translation MKSPPCCMSLSSQTTGQEPGDSTSLGSLESSVFCSEEEQGPLLQKVDPSLDCFTINVGGSRFVLSQQTLSCYPDTRLGKLAVVVSAARDVASSLLELCDDANLVENEYFFDRSSQAFRYILNYYQTGRLHVMEQLCALSFLQEIQYWGLDELSIDSCCRDRYFRRKELSEALDIKKDAEELDAQDEEEDFSGSLCPSVRQRLWEMLEKPRSSVAARTFGTLSMAFVVVSIANMALISVELSWLAPPLLDALEYVCIVWFTAEFALRLLCTRDRCRFLRSVANIIDLLAILPFYITLLVESMCGGESSQELENVGRIVQVLRLLRALRMLKLGRHSTGLRSLGMTIAQCYEEVGLLLLFLSVGISIFSTVEYFVEQGVPGTTFTSVPCAWWWATTSMTTVGYGDIRPDTTTGKVVAFMCILSGILVLALPIAIINDRFSACYFTLKIKEAALRQREALKKLTKNTSTDSNINVNLRDIYARSIMDMLRLRSRERASTRSSGGDDFWF, from the exons ATGAAGTCGCCTCCCTGCTGTATGTCCCTTTCTTCCCAGACAACCGGACAGGAGCCAGGGGACAGCACATCGCTGGGTTCCTTGGAGTCCAGCGTCTTCTgcagtgaggaggagcaggggcccTTGCTGCAGAAAGTTGACCCCTCCTTGGACTGTTTCACCATCAATGTGGGTGGCAGCCGCTTCGTACTGTCCCAGCAAACTCTGTCTTGCTACCCAGACACCCGGCTCGGCAAGCTGGCCGTGGTGGTGTCCGCTGCCCGGGATGTAGCCTCTAGCCTCCTGGAGCTCTGCGACGATGCCAACCTGGTGGAGAACGAGTATTTCTTCGACCGGAGCTCGCAGGCGTTTCGCTACATCCTGAACTATTACCAGACAGGGAGGTTGCATGTGATGGAGCAGCTGTGCGCCCTCTCCTTCCTGCAGGAGATCCAGTACTGGGGTCTGGACGAGCTCAGCATCGACTCCTGCTGCAGAGACAG GTACTTCAggaggaaggaactgagtgaaGCTTTGGATATCAAGAAAGATGCAGAAGAGCTGGATGCCCAGGATGAAGAAGAGGATTTCTCCGGGAGTCTCTGTCCCAGTGTCAGGCAGAGGCTCTGGGAGATGCTGGAGAAGCCTCGCTCTTCTGTAGCTGCCAGGACTTTTGGCACTCTCTCTATGGCCTTTGTTGTCGTGTCCATTGCCAATATGGCCTTGATTTCTGTGGAGCTGAGCTGGTTGGCACCCCCACTACTGGACGCCCTGGAGTATGTGTGCATTGTCTGGTTCACAGCGGAGTTTGCCCTGCGGCTCCTGTGCACACGGGATCGGTGCCGCTTCCTGAGGAGCGTGGCGAACATCATAGACCTGCTGGCCATTTTACCCTTCTACATCACCCTGCTGGTGGAGAGCATGTGCGGTGGGGAGAGCTCTCAAGAGCTGGAGAATGTGGGGCGCATCGTCCAGGTGCTGAGGCTGCTCAGAGCTCTGCGTATGTTGAAGCTGGGCAGACATTCCACAG GCTTGCGATCTCTTGGGATGACTATTGCACAGTGCTACGAAGAGGTTggcctgctgctgctttttctttctGTGGGAATATCTATATTTTCCACGGTGGAGTATTTTGTTGAACAAGGTGTCCCTGGCACAACTTTCACAAGTGTGCCCTGTGCATGGTGGTGGGCAACAACTTCCATGACAACCGTTGGTTACGGCGACATTAGACCAGACACTACCACTGGCAAGGTAGTGGCCTTTATGTGTATATTATCGGGGATATTGGTCTTGGCTTTGCCTATAGCTATAATAAATGACCGTTTTTCTGCTTGTTATTTTACACTGAAGATAAAGGAGGCTGCTCTTCGACAGCGTGAAGCTTTAAAGAAGCTCACAAAGAACACATCCACTGACTCAAATATCAATGTTAATTTGCGAGACATATATGCTCGCAGTATCATGGATATGTTACGGttaagaagcagagagagagcaagcaccAGGAGCAGTGGTGGAGATGATTTTTGGTTTTGA